The DNA region CACTGCTCAATTTTTTCGGTGCTATCTCAGAGATACTAAGCACTCCACTTGGGTAACTTGAAACGTCTATCTGCAATCCAGAGCAGTAAGTTTCATACTAAGTGGCTCGAGTAAGGCAAACGTCTACTAGTCAGTTTAAAGCAAACCCACATTTCATAAAGTGATGCACATTATCACTATCAAATCCAGGAAAGAAAAACAGGTTGCATATCATATGGTACACTGTACATTGCTTGATATGCCATACACAACTATGAAACTCGCTGAACTTTAAATTGTAATCAGTACCTTGAAAAGGCAACTGATACAAAAGAGAAAAGACTATCTCTTCATCTACAATACCAATAATAAATCATCATCTATCATACCCTGTATATCTCGATCATGAAAGGTATGACCAAGGTCTGGGGAGCAATGTAAGACGGTAGAGTATACTCTTATCAAAAGAGATAAGTACATTACAAACAATACATTGTCCCAATATCACTCTCTTCAGCTTTAGTTATCTTCGTAAATCAGTTATAatcagaaaatttatttttgatctgGTCAAAATCTTTTTAAGTCAACAAAAAGCAATAATTAGATGACAGAAAAACAATAGATAAACAGTTTCAATCAACAACAGGAAAATTCAGTTCAAATAAAAATCTATGGAATTATGGATAGGAAAAATATAAACTAACAACAAAAATGAATTCAGTTCAACATGAATAACATGAAAGAGTGGGGTTCAACAAGTAATGAACATGAACCTACGGATTTTTCTCCTTGTTAACACAGATTATCTATGCTTGAATCCTGTTCCTGATTATAAATATGAACTTGAAagtttaaacaattaaaattttgacaGAGAGAAAAGGAAAGTAATGAACATAAAGAGAGGAGTAATTTCTTTATTCACCTAGCTAGCAGTAATGAAAGATACACCTATATCAGCAAACCCTTCATCCAAAAAATTAATTGGACCGGAGAAACATCAGACCACAAAATACTCAGAAAAAAGGAAGAGTGCCGAATTCTTACAAGTTATTTAATAAAAGTATCATAATGGCACATAATCATAACACATAAAATCATCAAAAGATTCTTCATCAAACCCTGCAGCAAGAAAGAAAATGACATCCCTTTTTCAACTCACTCTTATGAAAATTCCATCAAAAGTTAACCAAGTTCAGGTGGGTACAAGtacaaataattcaaatatgaGTTTAACACAACGTAAGTATAGTCTAATGCTTCTAGTCCGAACCTTTGAACGTGTTCTCTTGGACTTATTTTATAGTCCAATAAGTTCAGTTTCATTCAAGTCTAATATTTTTGGTTCCATTTAGTTACAATATCGTCAGTTTTATTTAGGGCATGCTTgaattgagtgtaaatatttaatagAGTAAAGAAAGTAAATGGAGATATATATGAACTAATTGACATAGTTGTGAAAGAGCTAGAATGAGGGTAAACTAAAAAGATGAATGAAAAAAGGATGATTTCCCTCATGTGGTAGAAGAAAAGTATTCCCCCTCCTTCCCCTAGgataaattttatttcaaaatgagGAAACTAATTGCTATTCTAACCCTTTTTTATTACTTTGCAATCAATTCTTCCACCTCTCCAACGATCAAATTCCATTAATTTCATATCTAATTACCTATGTTGTCCTactttgactattattttcccCTTAAATAATTACCCTCAATCTAAAATCTAAGCATGCCCTTAGTTCTAATACATTCAGTTCAATTTTAGTCATAACATCTTCTATTCAGTTTTGTTCTAATATCTTTCGAGCAACTCGCCTATCACTTTGATTATCACCTAACAAGTTCTTTTATGAACTGCACCTAAAAACTTTAGTTCGTTGCAGTTTTACTAATTTCCAATAAATTCACCTGAGTTCAATTCAGACCTAATAATTAATGGAGAACAAGCTCTTCATCTAGAATCGCACTTTCAAAACTTGTTATAATCCTCAATCTCTGCTTATGGAATCTCTCATCAAAACTTCACTCTAATTCTTCTCAAATCTTCTAAGCATTTACAACTGCAATTGACGAATTCCTATTAGGAGTCCAACCCCTACAATAATTTATTCAACaaaaaatcctaaaccctacaTACTACATTCCTAATTTCTCATCACCACTGTAATTGCAACGAACAAAACTTCAAATAACATAACCATTATTTGTCATTGCAAACAATTGAAAATATACTTGATAAAACGGCACAATCTCAGCTCCAATTCTCAAAATCTCATTTTCAAACTCTCATTActaacaattaatatttaaaattacaaaCACAGTTCCATAACCGAATTAAAATTAGCTTTCGGAAGCCGGACAATTTCATCTCACAAAGAAAGACAATAagtacacaaaaaaaaacagaagaaaaatAATATGGGGAAGGGAAAAGAGGAAAATAGAAGAAATGACCTTAGAAGAAGAACAATAATGGAAAGAGAACTTGAAAGGAAGATGATGAGGTGCTAGTGTTGCGAAAACTCCGACATCCCCGGAAATCGCCATTTTTAATCTTTGAGCTGCTTTCTCTTCGAGAAATTCACCGGCGTAGTTGAACGCTGAGCTTTGTACGATTGTAGAAGTAAATTTGTCCTTCTTCACTCAATACGACGCCGTATTGGTCAAGATTTGGCGTCGCTAAACGTCAACCTGTTACTGGCATTGCTGGGCGTTGGTCCTTAAAAAGTCGAGTTTGCCCTCATTAATGCCTAATGGGTTGTTGTTTATGTACCTATCAAATTCTTCCGTATAAGGTTATCTATCAATATTACAAATCATCGTTATTTATCTAAGCTACCTAATAATTCATTAATATCCCATTTACAAATCAAAGATTACACTTCCTACTTTTTGCTGTATATTTTATTAACGGGTGTTAGACATGTGGAAATGAGAATTAAAAGACTACAGTAAGACTTAAAATGACACTTGAATtaagactttaaaaaaatgtctcatatttttagcaaatgataaaaataaataaaaatttagataaaattgattatatttacaaaattatttttataactctttatttttccttactttcattaatgacaaaaatatctttttataatttactcAAATCTCAATTCAAATTATCACCGTGTCCCAAAACTTTTTAAGGGACTTTTTCTGTTCAAGTCTCAACCCTAACCTTTATCAATTTTCATTCCCAAATTCTCATTCcccacgaaaaaaaaaaacactttctACAATTTTACATTTCTACCCAAAATCTCAATCTTCAACGTCTTGTCAAACACTCCCTTGATCATATTCTCTAAATAATAATCCataagtaattaattttaagGTTAAGGTTGGTGTAGTAAATGAGTAAATCAATGCAAGACAACTCTAGTCTCTACCTAAGAACGGATTAATTGATACTGAGTTGAAGTGAAAGGGAAATTGATGAACAAGTCACCGCCTTAACCGTCATAGTGAATGGGGAGATGGGCAGCATACCGTCTCCTCCGTCGTCTACCCTCCTTATCGAAACCATCTTCCGTTCCCCTTTACCCTTCTCAATTCTCCCTTTTATCTTCAGATCCCACCATTCAATTTTTTCCTTTTAAGCCCTTCTCTTCTTCCGCTTCCTCATCTTCTACTGCTCTTGCGCATGATTTTGATTATGGATTTCGTGATCTTTCTCATTTTTACGTTGATGAGGATCGAGAAACGGCTAAGATTCCCGTTAAAGCTTATTTTCTTTCCACAAGGTTGGCCCTTTTCACCTTTTTACTTCTATTTCGCCTTTTTCTTTATCTGGATTCGTACGTTTCTTGCTTtttgatatgggttttgtgtattactctatttttatgttattaatcTACAATTTTTGCTGCTGGTGTTTTTGCGACTGATGTATGTATGGAATTTATGTAATTAGGTGTATTGCTAAATTCCTCTCGAGGAAGATTTTCTCATCAAGATGCTATACAGGAATAAATTGGCATTTGagatttttagttatttaattatCTGCTACTTCATTTTGTTGTGTGCAATTGTAACGTCTTATAGTCTTTATGTGTTCTTTCTTGTAAAACTACTCATTTTGTATATTTTCTTTCTATGATCATGTTAAAATTTGGAAATTTGGAGTATTGATAACGCGTTCATGGTATTTCCATGAAAGGGTAGTCAAATATGACTATGTAGAAGACATTAACTTGTCCAAAGCCTAAGTTTGAAAAGAGAATCAAGGTCTAAAGTCTACTGTGTGACCAATGAGTTATTGATGGGCACACTGAGTTGTTGGTGTTGGCAATGGATGAAGCTTGGAAAAATTTGCAAATGAAAGGCTGAGAGGTCGATGAGCTGTCGGTAGCGCTTCGAAGAGAACTAAGCGAAGACAGGATGACCAATGACTTGTTGGCTGTCTAGTTCTTCAATTCTTTCACACGTTCTCTTGAGCAGTTGAGTTCCTATGTGTCTTTGACGTGTGTAGAGAGTTGTGCACGTATATGAGAAGAATTCAAGgcataaatatttatttgaaaGTTACGACTTACATCCATCAACTCAAAAGATAAGTTACAAATGAGATAATATTATTGGGAAAATCATTAGCATTTCCCAATAGAGAAAATCGTTCTCAAGAACAGCTAACACCTAATACCATCATTTTTTTGAACACTCAAGCAGAAAGGTGAGGTCTTTGGAGTCTTGTTATCTCCATTGAATTTAAGTCCTGAACTTGTTCGTAGGTACAACCTATAGTGCATCTTTCTTTTGCCAAGAAGGGTATGTTTGCTTTGTAGTAGCATCTCTTAAGTGTAGCTTGTAGATTCACCCGGGCATTTTTGGGGAACTAACACTTAAGATAAGCGCTTTGCGTGCCAAACAGTTTCATCATGTTTCCGGTAAGAATTAGCTCTCAAGTTCATAAGACCGTGGTTGCTCATCGAAGTTGCTATCAAGATCAAAAGTTATGTTCAAGTTCAATCAAGCATTTAGTAGCGGTTTCGAGATCGTGATTGTCTTGTGCTTGTGCCCATTTATTGGATTGAATACCACTGTAAGAACGACAATCAATGCATCTGCTTTTAATCCTCTGAGGCGGATAATACTTATCGAAagcatattttatattatttaaacaaTTGTAaatattgtatgattgtatcAAGTGCCTTGCTTACGTTGCCGAGAATTATGTGTATTCAAAGAAAGAGAGGGAAAAGCTGTTGGCTTGCAGAGATGCTTTATGCAATTTTGTGCAATTTTCTGTGCTGAAGATGTTATATCCTTAAGATGTATTCCCCCTTCCCGTTCCCCCTTCCACCCAACCATCGTCTCAATTCCACTCTGATATGTGCTGCATTGTCCTTGATTTCATCATGTGCAACTTGTCTTATTACtatgttgtatttttattgtttggcaTCTCAGAATCATGGTTTTGGCAGTATCAACTTAAGGAGCATGCAGGCGGAGAATGCTGGGAATGTTGTCCCTCCAACCTCCCGTACCTCAAATTACGTTACATTCAGATTTTGCAATCTACCATCAGAAACAATGGTAAGACAATTTGTAAAATATCTTTTTTTCTCACTCTCCTCGACTGGGATCTTCttttttttgtaagtttttGCTTCCTCTAAGCAACTTCTGCATTTTGCTATGCTATGTGGCATTTTAATAGCAGTGATATATTTGATATCCGAGGCACCTTCTATTTGGTTATgtaggatttttttttcttttggtagTTGTGTGGATAatgatttttctattttgtgGTCCACAATGGAAGTTATTCTGCATCGTTGTGGAACTAGTTACACTAGAAAGTTAAACACATATCTATGTTCATTTACcttctatttatttaattgGGATGTGGAGCTGTGTGTGACAGCATTATATCCTATCTGACCATAAGAACAATGCGAACGTCTTCCTTTTGTGTTGGTATGATGCACTATTGCACTCAGACATAGTGAATGTGATACAAGTTGCAAAGTGCTTTGTGGAGATGATCATTAATTTCTGTAATTTAGGCTATAGCTTGATGCACTGTAGGAGTTTTGTGATTCTTTCTGTTGTATCTGAGccttttgattttataaaattcattgcCTTCATTTATGTTGGGCCTTTGATTCAGGGCTTGGGCGTTGAAAACAACGCAATTTGCAACCGATACATGGTGGTATTTCAATACGGATCTGCTGTCCTCTTCAATGTTGACGATCATGAAGTTGattttttcttgaatattgCTAGAAGACATGCTTCTGGATTGCTTTCAGAGTTGAGGAAAGATGGTAATGACTCTTGAGAACTGTCTGTTTGAATGAAATATATTGTATAGGGTTTTATGATGCATCTGTTCAATTTTATTTGGACTGCTAATCGTCTGTTTAGTGTGTTTCACATTTTTCTCTGTTGAATATACATGCAAGTAATGGACCGATTGAGTatctttttgttcatttttaataaaatatttcatcgTTACCGCTTAATAGTTAAAAGAATGATATTTTTATAGCCTAATGAGTGTCAATTGGTTTCTATATTTTATCCTAATAGATTATAAATCTTCCATTAGGAACATGATGGAAGTTGGTGAACTTTTCTCGGAAATTTTTGATGAGAAATATTTATTGTTCATACATTTTCTATCATATTGATAATAATCACTGTCTTTATGTTGGAGTATTATTTTTGCTTTGGTTCAACTTTGTCTCCTGTTTTGATTTCCTTCTATATTCCTCAGACTACATGGTAAAGGAGAAGCCAACACTAGCTGAAGATATGCAGGGTGGTGCTGACTATATAATTCTTAAACATCTCGACACTGATGGTATTCGCATCATTGGAAGTGTGCTTGGCCAAAGCATTGCTTTAGACTATTTTGTGTCCCAGGTGATTCTCCAATCTCTACTATCGACACCACATACGCTTGTCTCCTTTCCTGACTGCGCTGTTAGACTGATATTATAGATGAGGGAGACAGGCTCTTTATATGCTAATATCTTACCTGGAGTAGCAAATAACTGAGAAAGAATTCTActtgatatatttttcttgcatCTTTCAGGTTGATATTATGGTCGAAGAATTTGCAAATATAAATCGAGGAATGGAGAAAACTGGAACATTTACAATGCATAGAAAGAAGCTCTTTCAACTAGTTGGCAGAGCAAATTCTAATCTTGCCGATGTCATCCTTAAAGTTGGTCTTTTTGATAGGTATATTCTGAGTTAAATATTCCTTTGTAATAGTCTAACTTGAAAATTTCCGAGCCTGAAGTTTTGGAGAAAAACTGAAGTGTTAGAGTGTCCTTACTTAGTTGGTTCCTAGAGTATCTTAATTGGATACTTTTCTATGTATATTGTGGAAGATGAATTATGTTCCTGAAACATTAGTCAAAGATTTGTTGAGCTTATACTTTGGCAACAAACTGAATTGATGGAGTAAGAAGAGTAGTAGATACTAGATAGTCTTGAAACTTCTAGTGTTTGCTAATATTCTAATAATTCATGTTTGTTTCTGATTTCACATTACTCAGATCAGAAATTGCTTGGAGGGATGCAAAATATGCACAAATAAATGAGTATCTTCGTGAAGAGTATGAAGTAGCTCAGCGTTTTGGAAATCTTGATATCAAGCTGAAATTTGTGGAGGTATGAATCTTATTCGTATTGTAGTTTGTAAAATGTATTGGACGCTGACGGgtgtttagtttttttttcttttgggggGGGGAGCGGTTTTTCGGAATTTGTTCTCTCCATCTTCCGTTTAGTTTAAGGGATTTAAAGTGAAAAACTTGTGTGGAAAAGTGTAGTTTTCCGTTTCTTTGCAAACATTGACATTCAAAAGTTGAGAAATTCAAGTTTCTTGTATTCTCCCATCTGCAACATCTGCATTTGCATATTCCGTTGGAAAATTGTTTTCCAAGGAAAATGTTTTTTTCGCCTTATAAACACCCTAAAAAAGTAGTGTGTTTGGAATTCGGATGAAGGATGTTGGTGAGAAAAGTGAAGGATATGTTTTCTTTATTTGATTATGAAATCAGAATTAAAccccattttcattttcattttttctgaTGAACATAATTCTTCCACTTAATCCTTTCACCTacaatttttctcaaaaatgtTCCAATGTAAAAAAGTTTGTAGAATTGTTAGCTTGAATTATTATCGAAGATTTATTCCTGTGTTTCTGTGGGGTATGCAGCACAACATCCATTTCCTGCAAGAAGTCCTGCAGAATAGGAGATCAGATCTGTTAGAATGGTGCATCATCGTGTTGTTGAGTATCGAGAACGTAATATCACTATACGAGATCATTCGGGACTCAGCCGCTGGT from Amaranthus tricolor cultivar Red isolate AtriRed21 chromosome 3, ASM2621246v1, whole genome shotgun sequence includes:
- the LOC130809141 gene encoding protein RETARDED ROOT GROWTH, mitochondrial-like; the encoded protein is MGRWAAYRLLRRLPSLSKPSSVPLYPSQFSLLSSDPTIQFFPFKPFSSSASSSSTALAHDFDYGFRDLSHFYVDEDRETAKIPVKAYFLSTSINLRSMQAENAGNVVPPTSRTSNYVTFRFCNLPSETMGLGVENNAICNRYMVVFQYGSAVLFNVDDHEVDFFLNIARRHASGLLSELRKDDYMVKEKPTLAEDMQGGADYIILKHLDTDGIRIIGSVLGQSIALDYFVSQVDIMVEEFANINRGMEKTGTFTMHRKKLFQLVGRANSNLADVILKVGLFDRSEIAWRDAKYAQINEYLREEYEVAQRFGNLDIKLKFVEHNIHFLQEVLQNRRSDLLEWCIIVLLSIENVISLYEIIRDSAAGSV